A stretch of Desulfurivibrio alkaliphilus AHT 2 DNA encodes these proteins:
- a CDS encoding tetratricopeptide repeat protein: MVRLPVMLLLLLLGGAVPALGEVGGDLVPAREITQQDGPMPGWLKQWRQARDLVRRGEYRQAAPVYEELLAQREDLREARWELARLWLQLGTAERALGHFELLREAAPYEPRYARGLATALLAVGRSARAAELFQGLLVQFPDDPDLLAGLVTALVRQGREAEALEYQERLVKLRGVDGDEGAELARLYQRLGRPQQARPLVNRLAGRPDAAPELLRLAAEVHEDLGRSERAVAYWRRLLAKEPADPRAQARVEAHMLAAGSGEEALGYLQPALATDPDNPWLLRRLGQVHLELGRPDQALPYLERALEGQPADQQVLQLALQAYDATGQQAESLLVLERLLALEGEASPEKLRQAAQIYQERGQYAKALELYPRIMAYYPDQPEVMAEKLRLLDRLGRENEIGLMLRSPGWRTRTPEILAAWHALEPDDGRVMTALVFAHLEQGEWEAAEEVLARLAVVAPNDPEMLRARAAWAEGRNRPWAALQDYEELLAQQPDRLEVRRRALSLAAQLGLAERVELHLSYLEAVESAFSRRLELVQARLELGDSDGALRALDRLAAEFPEPQRQLELALSRAEVYRLADLPYESEQVLRKALLWGENLPAVYRSLFELTLATGRYPEAEVWLTALTRQQSEEPAAMLRLRLLSARGDHRAVLRLLPSLLLAEEPVDESDRLRAARFFWAADALWSAEQQVRELLEQDKVEPEVLVLAAMISQRRGQRAAEQEFMDRLEEWAQHDPGRQLQLAAILQRYERFPQAAALAARAAAGMPGSVGAGMLQVEALAAVPDNRAAWQALQELPAAGVGLYKVRRQKLELLLRLGYMSEVVALSEELSRAHPWSEPALALARLHALWMQRQWRPVLAELESRLTPEVGSLLAAGAAELGLAMPSAEPPGLWGRITGASSPLAELTDEVMSPAYAAGLLEGDPRLRRVAAPLYAEYRWQQRLALELRARAAIERRDFFAAAREYEQLDSNYPDEGPILYDLAGVHSRFQRWEAEAAIYRRLQAADLHYPGLAEARMRSDLKRRQRSTLGYEYRRERGRDGYVASGREALTASHWWAPLLGHEMDFSYSRLRYRNTDGPGTLNANQAELLYRRDAFAGVDLLLGVGAWLTAGDSGEGRNSVLGRAEIAGDLGDRLRGRIAYRREAVEDTLAALQRGIRADTIAVEGAVDLLTRLELGSAYSFRYFSDNNQTHGYDLWATYALLPDPTLLTFSYLYEYLDSREGPQGGGVRLDDGFADDDHPYWAPLNFWRKTFALSFRHQLSDDPFMRDRPRYYTLRYATSYDSASYGQQSLEGVFFLELSDSLIWQAGFGLVSGSDYRQRRLDSSLTYRW, from the coding sequence ATGGTTCGTCTGCCGGTCATGCTGCTGTTGCTCCTGCTGGGAGGTGCAGTGCCGGCTCTGGGGGAAGTGGGTGGTGATCTGGTGCCAGCCCGGGAGATTACCCAGCAGGACGGGCCGATGCCGGGTTGGCTGAAGCAGTGGCGGCAGGCCCGTGATCTGGTGCGCCGGGGTGAATACCGGCAGGCGGCCCCGGTGTACGAGGAGCTGTTGGCGCAACGGGAGGACCTCCGGGAGGCCCGCTGGGAGTTGGCCCGGCTCTGGTTGCAGTTGGGAACGGCGGAGCGGGCTCTGGGGCACTTTGAGCTGCTGCGGGAAGCGGCACCCTATGAGCCCCGCTATGCCAGGGGTCTGGCCACCGCCCTGCTGGCCGTCGGCCGTTCAGCGCGGGCGGCCGAACTGTTTCAGGGGCTGCTGGTCCAGTTCCCCGATGATCCCGACCTTCTGGCCGGTCTGGTGACGGCGCTGGTCAGGCAGGGGCGGGAGGCCGAAGCCCTGGAATACCAGGAGCGTCTGGTTAAGCTGCGGGGGGTTGACGGTGACGAGGGGGCAGAGTTGGCCCGGTTGTACCAGCGCCTGGGTCGTCCCCAACAGGCCAGGCCGCTGGTAAACCGGCTGGCTGGAAGGCCCGATGCCGCCCCTGAGTTGTTGCGCCTGGCGGCCGAAGTCCACGAAGATCTGGGGCGGTCGGAGCGGGCCGTGGCATACTGGCGCCGGCTGCTGGCCAAAGAGCCGGCCGATCCAAGGGCCCAGGCCCGGGTGGAAGCGCATATGCTGGCGGCTGGAAGCGGGGAGGAGGCCTTGGGCTACCTGCAACCGGCCCTGGCGACTGACCCCGATAACCCTTGGCTGTTGCGGCGTTTGGGGCAGGTGCACCTTGAGCTGGGGCGGCCGGACCAGGCTTTGCCCTATCTGGAGCGGGCCCTGGAGGGGCAACCTGCTGATCAGCAGGTGTTGCAGTTGGCCCTGCAGGCTTATGATGCCACCGGGCAGCAGGCGGAGTCGCTGCTGGTACTGGAGCGTTTGCTGGCCCTGGAAGGTGAGGCCTCACCGGAAAAACTGCGGCAGGCAGCACAGATCTACCAGGAACGGGGCCAGTACGCCAAGGCACTGGAGCTTTATCCCCGGATCATGGCCTATTATCCCGACCAACCGGAGGTTATGGCGGAGAAGCTGCGCCTGCTGGACCGGTTGGGGAGAGAAAACGAGATCGGGCTAATGCTGCGCAGCCCCGGCTGGCGCACGCGAACCCCGGAGATCCTGGCCGCCTGGCATGCCCTGGAACCCGACGATGGGCGAGTGATGACCGCCCTGGTTTTTGCCCACCTGGAACAGGGCGAGTGGGAGGCGGCCGAAGAGGTGCTGGCGCGGCTGGCGGTTGTGGCGCCCAATGATCCGGAGATGTTGCGGGCCCGGGCGGCCTGGGCGGAAGGTCGCAATCGGCCATGGGCCGCGCTGCAGGACTATGAAGAGCTGCTCGCCCAACAGCCGGACAGACTTGAGGTGCGCCGTCGGGCTCTGAGCCTGGCCGCCCAACTGGGCTTAGCGGAGCGGGTGGAGCTCCATTTGTCTTATCTTGAGGCCGTGGAATCTGCATTCAGCCGCCGTTTAGAGCTGGTGCAAGCGCGGCTTGAGCTTGGAGACAGCGACGGGGCTTTGCGGGCTCTTGACCGGCTGGCGGCGGAATTTCCCGAGCCCCAGCGGCAGTTGGAACTGGCCTTGAGCCGGGCAGAGGTTTACCGGTTGGCCGATTTGCCCTATGAGTCCGAGCAGGTGTTGCGCAAGGCTCTGTTGTGGGGAGAAAATCTCCCGGCGGTGTATCGCTCCCTGTTCGAGTTGACCCTGGCCACCGGCCGTTACCCGGAAGCTGAAGTGTGGCTGACCGCTTTGACCCGGCAGCAGAGTGAGGAGCCGGCGGCCATGCTGCGGTTGCGCCTGTTGTCTGCCCGTGGTGATCACCGGGCGGTGTTGCGCCTGCTGCCCTCCCTGTTGCTGGCCGAGGAACCGGTGGATGAGTCGGACCGCCTCCGTGCGGCCCGCTTTTTCTGGGCCGCCGATGCCCTGTGGTCGGCGGAACAGCAGGTGCGGGAGTTGCTGGAGCAGGACAAGGTGGAGCCGGAAGTGTTGGTGCTGGCCGCCATGATCAGCCAGCGGCGCGGCCAGCGGGCCGCCGAACAGGAATTTATGGACCGGCTGGAAGAGTGGGCGCAACATGATCCGGGCCGGCAACTGCAGTTGGCCGCGATCCTGCAGCGTTACGAGCGATTCCCGCAGGCGGCGGCGCTGGCCGCGCGGGCGGCGGCGGGCATGCCCGGCTCGGTCGGGGCCGGCATGCTGCAGGTGGAAGCCCTGGCCGCCGTGCCCGACAACCGGGCGGCCTGGCAGGCCCTGCAGGAGTTGCCGGCAGCCGGGGTGGGGCTTTACAAGGTGCGTCGCCAGAAACTGGAACTGCTGCTGCGCTTGGGCTATATGTCTGAAGTGGTGGCGCTGAGTGAGGAGCTGAGCCGAGCCCACCCCTGGAGTGAGCCCGCGCTGGCTCTGGCTCGGCTGCATGCCCTGTGGATGCAACGGCAATGGCGACCGGTTCTGGCGGAGTTGGAGTCCCGCTTAACACCGGAGGTCGGCTCGTTGCTGGCGGCCGGGGCGGCAGAGCTGGGGCTGGCGATGCCGTCGGCAGAACCGCCGGGACTGTGGGGCCGGATAACCGGCGCGAGCAGCCCGCTGGCGGAACTAACCGACGAGGTGATGAGTCCGGCCTATGCCGCCGGGCTCTTGGAGGGTGATCCGCGGCTGCGCCGGGTGGCGGCCCCTCTTTATGCCGAATACCGCTGGCAACAGCGCCTGGCCCTGGAGTTGCGGGCCCGGGCGGCCATTGAGCGGCGAGACTTTTTTGCCGCCGCTCGGGAGTATGAGCAGCTTGACAGTAACTATCCCGACGAGGGGCCGATACTTTACGACCTGGCCGGGGTCCACAGCCGATTTCAGCGCTGGGAGGCGGAAGCGGCCATTTACCGGCGCCTGCAGGCGGCCGATCTGCACTATCCCGGCCTGGCGGAAGCCCGGATGCGCAGTGATCTCAAGCGTCGCCAGCGTTCCACCCTGGGCTATGAGTACCGCCGGGAAAGAGGTCGTGACGGTTATGTCGCCAGCGGCCGGGAGGCGTTAACCGCCTCCCACTGGTGGGCGCCGCTGCTGGGGCATGAGATGGATTTCAGTTACAGTCGCTTAAGGTACCGCAATACCGACGGGCCCGGTACCCTCAACGCCAATCAGGCGGAGCTGCTCTACCGTCGCGATGCCTTTGCCGGGGTTGACCTGCTGCTGGGGGTCGGCGCCTGGTTGACGGCGGGAGATTCGGGGGAGGGGAGGAACTCCGTGCTGGGCCGTGCTGAAATCGCCGGCGACCTGGGTGATCGCTTGCGGGGAAGGATCGCTTACCGGCGTGAGGCGGTGGAAGATACCCTGGCCGCTTTACAGCGCGGCATCCGAGCCGACACCATTGCGGTTGAGGGGGCGGTGGATTTGCTGACCCGGCTGGAGTTAGGTTCCGCCTACAGTTTTCGTTATTTCTCCGACAACAACCAGACCCACGGCTATGACCTCTGGGCAACCTATGCCTTGCTGCCCGATCCGACCCTGCTGACTTTCAGCTACCTGTATGAGTACCTGGATTCCCGGGAAGGGCCGCAGGGAGGCGGGGTGAGGCTGGACGACGGCTTTGCCGATGATGATCATCCCTACTGGGCACCGCTCAACTTCTGGCGCAAGACCTTTGCCCTCAGCTTCCGGCACCAGTTGAGCGATGACCCCTTTATGCGGGATCGGCCCCGCTACTATACACTGCGCTATGCCACCAGTTACGATTCCGCCAGCTACGGGCAGCAGAGCCTGGAGGGCGTTTTCTTTCTGGAACTCAGTGACAGCCTGATCTGGCAGGCCGGGTTTGGGCTTGTTTCCGGCTCCGACTATCGGCAGCGCCGGCTTGATTCCTCCCTGACCTACCGCTGGTAG
- the purD gene encoding phosphoribosylamine--glycine ligase, giving the protein MKILVIGSGGREHALAWSFARSPRVSGVYCAPGNAGTEAVATNVDLDTTDHAALIAFARAEGITLTVVGPEAHLSRGIVDDFAAAGLRIFGPSRQAAALEGSKVFMKNLLAKHRIPSAAYAVFQDQAQAVAYLDGGAVSYPVVVKADGLAAGKGVIIAADRGEAVAALELIMGEKAFGEAGSQVVIEEFLTGEEASFIAFTDGKTVLPLPSSQDHKAVFDGDQGPNTGGMGAYSPAPVLTPELERQVMEKIMYPTVAAMAAEGRPYRGMLYAGLMIDRGEAKVLEFNCRFGDPEAQPLLMRLRSDLSEVMDAVIDQRLAEITLDIDPRPTVCVVMAAGGYPGAYASGRDIQGLEAAGELAGVEVFHAGTRREHERIVTAGGRVLGVTALADDLPAAIAQAYRAVGLISWPDCYFRRDIGQKALRPR; this is encoded by the coding sequence ATGAAAATTCTGGTAATCGGCTCCGGGGGGCGTGAGCATGCCCTGGCCTGGAGTTTTGCCCGTTCTCCCCGGGTAAGCGGAGTTTACTGCGCTCCCGGCAACGCCGGGACCGAGGCGGTGGCCACCAATGTCGATCTGGACACCACGGATCATGCGGCACTGATTGCTTTTGCCCGTGCCGAAGGTATCACACTGACGGTGGTGGGGCCCGAGGCCCACCTGAGCCGGGGGATAGTTGATGACTTTGCCGCCGCCGGCTTGCGGATCTTCGGGCCCAGTCGACAAGCGGCGGCCCTGGAAGGCAGCAAGGTGTTCATGAAAAACCTGCTGGCCAAGCACCGGATCCCCTCTGCCGCCTATGCGGTATTCCAGGACCAGGCGCAAGCGGTGGCCTATCTTGATGGCGGTGCTGTGAGCTACCCGGTGGTGGTTAAGGCCGATGGCCTGGCCGCCGGGAAAGGAGTGATCATTGCCGCCGACCGCGGGGAGGCTGTGGCCGCCCTGGAACTGATCATGGGGGAAAAGGCCTTTGGTGAGGCCGGCAGCCAGGTGGTGATTGAAGAATTTCTAACCGGGGAAGAGGCCTCTTTTATCGCTTTCACCGACGGCAAGACGGTGCTGCCGCTGCCAAGCTCCCAGGACCACAAGGCGGTTTTTGACGGTGATCAGGGTCCCAATACCGGCGGCATGGGAGCATACTCGCCGGCGCCGGTACTGACGCCGGAGTTGGAACGCCAGGTGATGGAAAAGATCATGTATCCCACGGTGGCAGCCATGGCGGCGGAGGGGCGCCCGTACCGAGGGATGTTATACGCCGGCCTGATGATCGACCGGGGTGAGGCCAAGGTGCTGGAATTTAACTGCCGCTTTGGCGATCCCGAGGCCCAGCCGCTGTTGATGCGCTTGCGCAGTGACCTGTCCGAGGTGATGGACGCGGTGATTGATCAGCGGTTGGCCGAGATTACCCTCGATATCGATCCCCGCCCCACCGTTTGCGTGGTTATGGCCGCCGGCGGGTACCCTGGTGCCTATGCCTCCGGTCGGGATATCCAAGGCCTGGAGGCGGCGGGAGAGCTGGCCGGGGTGGAGGTTTTTCATGCCGGGACGCGCCGTGAGCACGAAAGGATTGTCACCGCCGGCGGGCGGGTGCTGGGCGTAACCGCCCTGGCCGATGACTTGCCGGCGGCCATCGCCCAGGCCTACCGGGCGGTGGGGCTGATCTCATGGCCCGACTGTTATTTCCGGCGGGATATTGGGCAAAAGGCCCTGCGCCCCCGCTGA
- a CDS encoding L-threonylcarbamoyladenylate synthase, protein MQPSNHPEAVVTPAELEQAAAIIRRGGIVAFPTETYYGLAVDPFNREALSRLFALKRRAPDKPILCLVPDREHLFSLADSIPPSYEPLMEAFWPGPLTLIFTAREEVPVSLTGYSGTVGVRLSSHPVAARLAQIYGGAITATSANFSGHPAAVNAAEVGAQLGPDVDYILDGGETPGGAGSTLVGVENEQLVLRRPGVITRQELNDVLGPERIIAGPEEGN, encoded by the coding sequence TTGCAACCTTCTAATCATCCCGAGGCAGTGGTTACCCCTGCCGAGTTGGAACAGGCGGCGGCGATTATCCGCCGCGGCGGCATCGTCGCTTTCCCCACGGAAACCTATTACGGACTGGCGGTGGACCCTTTCAACCGGGAGGCGCTTTCCCGTCTTTTCGCCCTCAAAAGGCGCGCTCCGGACAAGCCTATTCTCTGCCTGGTTCCCGACCGGGAGCATTTGTTCTCCCTGGCCGATTCGATCCCGCCCTCTTATGAACCTTTGATGGAGGCCTTCTGGCCCGGTCCGTTGACCCTGATTTTTACCGCCCGCGAAGAAGTGCCGGTAAGTCTCACCGGTTACAGCGGCACCGTGGGCGTTCGGCTTTCCTCGCATCCCGTGGCGGCTCGTCTGGCGCAGATCTATGGAGGGGCCATCACCGCCACCAGCGCCAATTTTTCCGGACATCCGGCGGCGGTGAACGCCGCTGAGGTGGGAGCCCAGTTGGGTCCCGACGTGGATTATATTCTTGATGGCGGCGAGACCCCCGGCGGAGCCGGCTCAACCCTGGTCGGCGTGGAAAATGAGCAGTTGGTGCTGCGGCGCCCCGGGGTGATCACCCGACAGGAACTGAATGATGTGCTGGGTCCGGAGCGGATAATCGCTGGGCCCGAAGAGGGTAACTGA
- a CDS encoding ATP-binding protein, which produces MIDSDFTEIFGELLGEHDAEEELLAAVAALVPGSGLLLLTEDGTRLRAGIPLELSADQETALRADLSQVAATAPRSAPVLSSPAAQRTQTGWVYALTVQRFAGVLFWLIPGTVNLVAEPAGAFLLHNTLLYALGEQDRQEMAAQEGQFRSQIEVLKRQHGRLIEDNYRQYSINREKEQEYARTLESEIARQTAELRKANARLEESSRLKSEFLANMSHELRTPMNAITGFAQLLADTSLDTTQQEYCRTIRQSSATLLALINDILDLAKIEAGRLELEIVAFDLDELLESVAAMFSLSIREKGIAIQVRRDQGLPRAYLGDSHRLRQVLTNLVGNAVKFTESGGVELLVESVAPPEAARQEQWLRFVVRDSGIGIPPHRLEAIFEKFTQADGSTTRRFGGTGLGLAICRQLVELMGGRIEVESLEGQGSCFSFTIGLSAVEAADLAAAPAPAAPAPGRWPEAGGRRVLLVEDNPVNQRLASLMISKQGCEVAVAADGLEALARLREEKFDLVLMDVQMPRLDGLAATREIRLIEKDLERRGEYASLAGGRGPIRIVGLTAHARSEDEQACYAAGMDDFLSKPIVREKLLEVLSGPVA; this is translated from the coding sequence ATGATTGATTCAGACTTTACGGAAATTTTTGGCGAACTGCTTGGTGAGCACGACGCCGAAGAGGAATTGCTGGCGGCGGTGGCTGCTCTGGTCCCCGGCAGTGGCCTGCTTCTGCTGACCGAGGACGGCACCCGACTGCGGGCCGGAATCCCCCTGGAACTGTCGGCGGACCAGGAAACAGCCTTACGGGCGGATCTGTCCCAAGTTGCCGCCACAGCGCCCCGTTCGGCCCCGGTTTTATCCTCTCCGGCGGCGCAACGGACACAAACAGGCTGGGTTTACGCCCTGACCGTGCAGCGCTTTGCCGGAGTCCTGTTCTGGCTGATTCCCGGCACCGTGAACCTCGTGGCTGAACCGGCCGGGGCCTTTCTGCTGCATAATACCCTGCTTTACGCCTTGGGTGAACAGGATCGCCAGGAGATGGCCGCCCAAGAGGGGCAGTTCCGGAGCCAGATTGAAGTGCTCAAGCGGCAGCACGGTCGGCTGATCGAGGATAACTACCGGCAATACTCAATAAATCGGGAAAAGGAACAGGAGTATGCCCGCACCCTGGAGAGTGAAATTGCCCGCCAGACCGCCGAGCTGAGAAAAGCCAACGCCCGGCTGGAAGAAAGCAGCCGCCTGAAAAGTGAATTTCTGGCCAACATGAGCCATGAGTTGCGGACGCCGATGAACGCCATCACCGGTTTTGCTCAACTACTGGCGGATACCTCGTTGGATACGACCCAGCAGGAGTACTGCCGTACCATTCGCCAGTCTTCGGCCACCCTGCTGGCCTTGATCAACGATATCCTCGATCTGGCCAAGATTGAAGCCGGACGCCTGGAACTGGAAATTGTGGCCTTCGACCTGGATGAACTGCTGGAAAGTGTGGCGGCCATGTTTTCCCTTTCGATTCGCGAAAAAGGGATTGCCATTCAGGTGCGGCGTGATCAGGGCCTGCCCCGCGCCTACCTGGGAGACAGCCACCGCTTGCGTCAGGTTCTCACCAACCTGGTGGGCAATGCGGTCAAGTTCACCGAAAGCGGCGGGGTGGAACTGCTGGTGGAGTCCGTCGCCCCGCCTGAAGCGGCGCGCCAGGAACAGTGGCTGCGTTTCGTGGTCCGTGACAGCGGCATTGGTATTCCGCCGCACCGGTTGGAGGCCATCTTCGAGAAATTTACCCAGGCCGACGGTTCCACCACCCGGCGCTTCGGGGGCACCGGACTGGGGCTGGCCATTTGCCGGCAACTGGTGGAGCTGATGGGGGGCCGGATCGAGGTGGAAAGCCTTGAAGGGCAGGGCAGTTGCTTCAGCTTTACCATCGGCCTGTCGGCGGTTGAGGCGGCGGACCTGGCGGCGGCTCCGGCCCCGGCGGCCCCGGCCCCCGGTCGGTGGCCGGAAGCCGGCGGTCGGCGGGTGCTGCTGGTGGAAGACAATCCGGTTAATCAGCGGCTGGCCTCCCTGATGATCAGCAAGCAGGGCTGCGAGGTGGCGGTGGCGGCGGACGGCCTGGAAGCCCTGGCGCGGTTGCGGGAGGAAAAATTTGACCTGGTGCTGATGGATGTCCAGATGCCCAGGCTGGATGGCCTGGCGGCCACGCGGGAAATCCGGTTGATTGAAAAAGACCTGGAGCGGCGCGGTGAGTACGCTTCGCTGGCCGGGGGCCGCGGGCCGATCCGGATTGTCGGGCTGACCGCCCATGCCCGCAGCGAAGACGAGCAGGCCTGTTATGCCGCCGGCATGGATGATTTTTTGAGCAAACCCATTGTCCGGGAAAAGCTGCTGGAGGTGCTCAGCGGCCCCGTTGCGTAA
- a CDS encoding TetR/AcrR family transcriptional regulator, which translates to MIRTADKHAKIIEAAIRVFSRKGFFHARIADIAKEAQVADGTIYLYFNNKYDILISLFEEEIGKIILEVKLLLDSEAGDDPRKMLRVFALHHLQLMDDRRELAEVLQMELRQSNKFMREYRLTKFSEYLDIISGIVKQGQQQGIFRPDVLPGVFKRAFFGALDETARLWVLSPDHPYSIEETANQITDVFIRGINTD; encoded by the coding sequence ATGATACGTACCGCCGACAAACACGCCAAAATTATTGAGGCCGCCATCAGGGTCTTTTCCCGCAAAGGTTTTTTTCATGCCCGCATCGCCGACATCGCCAAGGAAGCCCAGGTGGCAGACGGCACCATCTACCTTTACTTCAACAATAAGTACGATATTCTGATTTCCCTGTTCGAAGAGGAGATCGGCAAAATCATCCTGGAGGTCAAGCTGCTGCTGGACTCCGAGGCCGGCGACGACCCCCGGAAGATGCTGCGGGTTTTCGCCCTTCATCACCTGCAGTTAATGGATGACCGCCGGGAGCTGGCGGAGGTGCTGCAAATGGAGTTGCGCCAGAGCAACAAATTCATGCGCGAGTACCGTCTAACCAAATTCAGCGAATACCTGGATATTATTTCCGGGATCGTCAAACAGGGACAGCAGCAAGGTATTTTCCGCCCGGATGTACTGCCCGGCGTTTTTAAACGGGCCTTTTTCGGGGCCCTGGATGAAACCGCCCGGCTGTGGGTACTCTCCCCCGATCACCCCTATTCCATTGAAGAGACCGCCAACCAGATCACCGATGTCTTCATCCGGGGGATCAATACCGACTGA
- a CDS encoding HDOD domain-containing protein produces the protein MNISQQIVSKFTATKTLPHVALKVNQLVRDERATMHDFEEVIRLDPVLVTRLLRLVNSPYFGLAKKVESISKAVVFCGFKQLRNLVAVEALRGMFKGDGERFSREKLWLHSATVAILAEMIAKRIFGLEGEDVFLAGIIHDVGLVAEDQVAGEELRLAADATRRGEGSLVASERRYLGTDHCEIGALLAKEWKLGDEVLKSIRYHHDERKSFTLPSVPAIMVLADFMAFKMQYNPVPGVPVPSLPPALARHVKSMMANYKIIVRDLPEEMEKAKELYRIDD, from the coding sequence ATGAACATATCCCAGCAGATAGTCAGTAAGTTCACTGCCACCAAAACCCTGCCCCACGTAGCTTTAAAGGTCAACCAACTGGTCCGGGATGAACGGGCCACCATGCATGACTTTGAAGAGGTAATCAGGCTGGACCCGGTGCTGGTTACCCGCTTGTTGCGGCTGGTCAACAGTCCCTATTTCGGCCTGGCCAAGAAGGTTGAGTCTATCTCTAAGGCGGTTGTTTTTTGTGGTTTTAAGCAGTTGCGCAACCTGGTGGCGGTGGAGGCCCTGCGGGGGATGTTCAAGGGAGATGGTGAGCGTTTCTCCCGGGAAAAGCTGTGGTTGCATTCGGCCACCGTGGCCATTTTAGCGGAGATGATTGCCAAGCGTATTTTCGGCTTGGAGGGAGAGGACGTTTTCCTGGCCGGCATTATTCACGATGTCGGCCTGGTGGCGGAAGATCAGGTGGCCGGGGAAGAACTGCGTCTGGCCGCCGACGCCACGCGCCGGGGCGAGGGATCGCTGGTGGCGAGTGAGCGGCGCTACCTGGGGACCGATCATTGCGAAATCGGCGCCTTGCTGGCCAAGGAGTGGAAGCTTGGTGATGAGGTGCTCAAGTCGATCCGCTATCACCATGATGAACGAAAATCCTTTACCCTGCCCAGTGTGCCCGCCATCATGGTTCTGGCCGATTTTATGGCCTTCAAGATGCAGTACAACCCGGTGCCCGGGGTGCCGGTGCCCTCGCTTCCTCCCGCCCTGGCCCGGCACGTGAAAAGCATGATGGCCAATTACAAGATCATCGTGCGTGATCTGCCGGAGGAAATGGAAAAGGCCAAGGAGCTCTACCGTATTGATGATTGA
- the greA gene encoding transcription elongation factor GreA, giving the protein MVERIPMTRNGHEKLRQELNQLQRVERPRIIQAIETAREHGDLKENAEYHAAKERQSHVEGRIMELKDKLSRSEVIDCSALDCERVVFGVVVTLVDLDTDDEIRYQLLGPEEASVEDGSISVLSPLGRAMIGKSVGDEVVVKTPGGIRQFEVMEISPPEAG; this is encoded by the coding sequence ATGGTTGAACGTATTCCCATGACCCGAAACGGCCACGAAAAACTGCGCCAGGAACTGAATCAGTTGCAACGGGTGGAACGCCCCCGGATCATTCAGGCCATCGAGACGGCCCGGGAGCATGGCGATTTGAAGGAAAATGCCGAGTATCACGCGGCCAAGGAACGTCAGAGCCATGTTGAGGGGCGAATCATGGAATTGAAGGATAAGCTCAGCCGTTCCGAGGTGATCGACTGCTCTGCCCTGGATTGTGAGCGGGTGGTGTTCGGGGTGGTGGTTACCCTGGTTGACCTCGACACCGACGACGAGATTCGTTACCAGTTGCTGGGGCCGGAGGAGGCCAGTGTGGAGGATGGCAGCATTTCGGTGCTTTCCCCTCTGGGTCGGGCGATGATCGGAAAGTCGGTGGGCGATGAGGTCGTGGTCAAGACCCCGGGCGGGATCCGGCAGTTCGAAGTTATGGAGATATCCCCTCCCGAGGCGGGGTAG
- a CDS encoding Hpt domain-containing protein yields MVLELQWDRGFALEQAGDDEELLTELLGMLRQSSANDLRRMKEALQAGDGPALADAAHNTKGAAASLGMESVRLLASDLEQAGRAGELAGVATQLTTLETLLKQLPAG; encoded by the coding sequence ATGGTGTTGGAATTGCAGTGGGATCGCGGTTTTGCCTTGGAGCAGGCCGGTGATGACGAGGAATTGCTGACCGAGTTGCTGGGGATGTTGCGCCAGTCCTCGGCGAATGATCTGCGGCGGATGAAAGAGGCGTTGCAGGCCGGTGATGGACCGGCCCTGGCCGATGCGGCCCACAACACCAAAGGGGCGGCCGCCAGCCTGGGTATGGAAAGTGTGCGCCTGCTTGCCTCGGACCTGGAACAGGCCGGTCGAGCCGGAGAACTGGCCGGGGTTGCGACCCAGCTTACCACCCTTGAGACGTTGCTGAAGCAACTGCCGGCAGGCTAG